One Paenibacillus riograndensis SBR5 DNA segment encodes these proteins:
- a CDS encoding cell wall hydrolase: MAVIKANTADVRTLARLMRAEAEGEGELGMLMVGNVGVNRILGNCLDFRNIRNVNDMVFQSPGGFEAPQKSYFYQRARESDIRLARRAIGGEKTWPASNALWFFRPVGECPATWFDQQNTGRFKAHCFFTPSSEDCPAVF; encoded by the coding sequence GTGGCCGTAATTAAAGCAAACACGGCAGATGTAAGGACGCTTGCACGGCTGATGCGGGCCGAAGCCGAAGGAGAGGGGGAGCTAGGCATGCTGATGGTCGGAAATGTCGGCGTCAACCGGATCCTTGGTAACTGCCTGGATTTCCGAAACATCCGTAATGTCAACGACATGGTATTTCAAAGTCCGGGCGGGTTCGAAGCACCGCAGAAGAGCTATTTCTACCAGCGTGCCAGGGAATCCGATATCCGCCTCGCCAGACGCGCCATCGGGGGGGAGAAAACCTGGCCGGCATCCAATGCCCTCTGGTTTTTCCGGCCGGTCGGAGAGTGTCCGGCAACCTGGTTCGACCAGCAGAATACCGGCCGGTTCAAAGCCCATTGCTTTTTTACCCCGTCTAGCGAGGATTGTCCTGCCGTTTTCTAA
- a CDS encoding MFS transporter has product MPAKTVIWVIASNRPGVLARVSQSFAGCETNIERVSFGRSRDKTVARMRIAFYVEDKTLEAILHSLGQLKEVIQVRTGSSTMRALSYWAVAYGLFVTILGLNLAAPLYSVYRTQWDLSPAMVVLVFAAYALVVIPSIVLFGQVSDRIGPVRILLCGIAATLSGSLCFLFANGLSMLLLARVLQGLAVGMFNGVAVSAMTELHKANSKRQAAYLAALLVTAGNALGPVLSGILAEYTPWPTRMPFLVHLLLVVPAVIGLLLVRIRSEPAGTASLHWPRVPAGIRGAFYTASLTSFLVWGVVSLFMSVVPTYLGVWVDRTGFLLSGLLAAGVLGFSALGQFTLGKLPLLRMMTAGYACLLLGLAGLVLALRFHSLIILFASILLVGMGHGPLYAGSLAYVNAIAPSEARGDTVSFFYTGTYIGVAVPVLGLGLLSGAFGLERAIEGFAGWMGLCACAGYLGWRRIINGGISNEFTGNDAAK; this is encoded by the coding sequence ATGCCCGCCAAAACGGTGATCTGGGTTATCGCAAGTAACAGGCCTGGCGTTCTGGCCCGTGTCTCGCAATCCTTTGCCGGATGCGAGACCAATATCGAGCGGGTCAGCTTCGGGAGAAGCCGGGACAAGACGGTGGCCCGGATGAGAATTGCATTCTATGTCGAAGACAAGACGCTGGAAGCTATCCTGCACAGCCTGGGACAGCTGAAAGAGGTGATCCAGGTCCGTACCGGCAGCAGTACGATGCGGGCGCTCTCATACTGGGCTGTGGCTTACGGTTTGTTCGTGACCATACTTGGCCTCAACTTGGCCGCGCCGCTGTATTCCGTATATCGGACGCAGTGGGATTTAAGTCCCGCGATGGTGGTTCTGGTTTTTGCCGCTTACGCGCTGGTTGTGATTCCTTCCATCGTATTGTTCGGACAAGTGTCGGACCGGATCGGTCCGGTCCGTATCCTGCTCTGCGGCATTGCCGCCACTTTGTCCGGTTCCCTGTGCTTTCTGTTTGCGAACGGGCTGTCCATGCTCCTGCTGGCCAGAGTGCTGCAGGGATTGGCGGTGGGTATGTTCAATGGTGTGGCCGTTTCAGCCATGACGGAGCTGCACAAGGCGAACTCCAAGCGCCAAGCAGCCTACCTGGCCGCCCTGCTAGTGACAGCCGGTAATGCCCTTGGTCCCGTGCTCTCTGGGATCTTGGCCGAATATACTCCGTGGCCGACCCGGATGCCGTTCCTGGTTCATCTGCTGCTCGTTGTACCAGCAGTCATCGGCCTTCTGCTGGTGCGGATAAGAAGCGAGCCTGCCGGCACGGCGTCCTTGCATTGGCCAAGGGTGCCCGCGGGCATCCGAGGGGCATTCTACACGGCTTCCTTGACTTCCTTTCTGGTCTGGGGTGTGGTCAGCCTGTTTATGTCGGTCGTTCCCACCTATTTAGGGGTATGGGTCGACCGCACCGGTTTTCTCCTTTCTGGATTGTTGGCGGCTGGAGTACTGGGTTTCTCGGCCCTTGGACAATTCACACTGGGCAAGCTCCCGCTGCTGCGGATGATGACGGCAGGGTACGCCTGTCTGCTCCTTGGTCTTGCAGGCCTTGTGCTCGCCCTGCGCTTCCATTCACTTATCATCCTGTTCGCTTCCATCTTGCTGGTGGGGATGGGGCATGGCCCGCTGTATGCAGGGAGCCTTGCCTATGTGAATGCTATTGCTCCATCAGAGGCGCGCGGGGATACGGTTTCTTTTTTTTATACAGGCACTTATATCGGTGTGGCTGTTCCGGTGCTTGGCTTGGGGCTGTTGTCCGGAGCTTTCGGGCTGGAGCGGGCGATAGAGGGTTTCGCCGGTTGGATGGGATTATGCGCATGCGCCGGTTACTTAGGCTGGAGAAGGATAATTAATGGGGGAATCAGCAATGAATTTACTGGAAACGATGCAGCAAAGTGA
- a CDS encoding ATP-binding protein: protein MSDHPFYMDLLVLFSIVIACLSSFIAVDLAERMVRYKRSVFFVLFSSCALGTGMWSMHYISMIAMKHESAASYYIPMLLLSLFVPIAASYVLLLLFNNPRTRSSKATLGFGGLLFSCGLLIMHCSGMMSVRYTAAFEQSAGSILGALVLSLAVPAITASYHPNWTAKRYNMFSAKKLLLILVLTAVLSGTNYIAMAGASYVDTGPYIYMGRTPLLNDSMLGMILACTFLLVVAVVLGLMYKDRKQVLFTAQFNEQRYTALFEFSPDMVVCIDPVRKKVISANPSLRQTTGYGQEELSDYKSILFSTGDEQALKAAVKRAAQGQSGKLEIIVKTKSGARLICSTTVFPLVNDKENYVYIIAEDITALAEQQQELLIAKNAAESAARMKSEFLATMSHEIRTPLNGIIGINQLLAEEITAPDHQELLKLQNTSSLALLSVMNDVLDISRLEAENMLLVKAPFKLPALLRECINLFAVAAGHKGLALNLEIAPSIPEQLIGDSARIRQILVNLIGNAVKFTHEGSITVTIEPCSKEGTSLGLLFRVSDTGIGIAPDKLELLFQPFSQVDASHNRKYQGTGLGLAICKKLVELMDGSIWTEKAREGGTDFFFKIPLQLMDTIPRQEYSNEQGVREKREKSEVG from the coding sequence ATGTCTGATCACCCATTTTATATGGATTTGCTGGTCCTCTTTTCTATCGTCATAGCATGTTTATCCAGCTTCATAGCCGTGGATCTTGCGGAAAGAATGGTACGTTATAAAAGAAGTGTGTTTTTTGTCCTGTTCAGCTCCTGTGCCCTGGGAACAGGGATGTGGAGTATGCATTATATCAGCATGATCGCGATGAAGCATGAGAGCGCGGCGTCCTATTATATCCCGATGTTGTTACTCTCACTGTTTGTACCCATTGCGGCTTCCTACGTGCTGCTACTGCTGTTCAATAACCCCCGTACGCGGAGCAGCAAGGCTACTCTTGGATTTGGCGGGCTGCTGTTCAGCTGCGGCCTACTGATCATGCATTGCAGCGGGATGATGAGCGTGCGGTATACGGCAGCTTTTGAACAAAGCGCGGGTTCGATTCTGGGGGCCTTGGTACTCTCATTAGCGGTCCCTGCGATTACAGCCTCCTATCACCCTAATTGGACAGCGAAGCGTTATAATATGTTTTCCGCCAAAAAATTATTGCTTATCCTTGTACTGACTGCTGTGCTGTCGGGAACAAATTATATAGCTATGGCCGGAGCCTCATATGTAGATACGGGACCTTATATCTATATGGGCAGGACTCCGCTCCTGAATGATTCAATGCTGGGAATGATTCTAGCCTGCACGTTCCTGCTGGTAGTGGCCGTTGTGCTTGGGCTTATGTACAAGGACCGGAAGCAGGTGCTGTTCACGGCACAATTTAATGAGCAGCGCTACACCGCTTTATTTGAGTTCAGCCCCGATATGGTAGTATGTATCGACCCTGTGCGCAAAAAAGTGATCAGCGCCAATCCATCACTCCGGCAGACAACAGGATACGGACAAGAGGAACTGAGCGACTATAAAAGTATATTATTCAGCACCGGGGATGAACAGGCCCTCAAAGCAGCCGTTAAACGCGCTGCGCAAGGACAGTCCGGAAAGCTGGAAATAATCGTCAAAACCAAAAGCGGAGCCAGGCTGATTTGCAGTACTACCGTTTTTCCGCTGGTAAATGACAAAGAAAATTATGTGTACATCATCGCTGAAGACATCACGGCACTGGCGGAACAACAGCAGGAGCTCCTGATCGCCAAAAATGCGGCCGAAAGTGCAGCGCGGATGAAAAGTGAGTTCCTGGCGACGATGAGCCATGAAATCCGGACCCCGCTTAACGGCATTATTGGCATTAACCAACTGCTCGCTGAGGAAATCACGGCACCGGATCATCAGGAATTGTTGAAGCTGCAGAATACGAGCAGTCTTGCATTGCTGAGTGTGATGAACGATGTGCTCGACATTTCACGCCTTGAAGCTGAGAACATGCTGCTGGTAAAAGCACCGTTCAAGCTTCCTGCACTGCTGCGGGAATGCATAAACCTGTTTGCGGTTGCGGCCGGCCACAAAGGGCTTGCATTGAACCTTGAGATCGCCCCGTCCATTCCTGAACAATTAATCGGGGACAGTGCGCGAATCCGCCAGATCCTGGTGAATCTGATTGGCAATGCAGTCAAGTTTACCCACGAGGGGAGCATAACAGTTACAATTGAGCCCTGCAGCAAAGAAGGGACTTCCCTGGGACTGCTGTTCCGAGTCAGTGACACAGGAATCGGGATTGCGCCGGACAAGCTGGAGCTGTTGTTCCAGCCCTTCTCACAGGTGGATGCCTCCCATAACCGGAAATATCAAGGCACTGGGTTGGGGCTGGCGATCTGCAAAAAGCTTGTTGAGCTAATGGATGGCAGCATCTGGACGGAAAAGGCCAGGGAAGGCGGGACGGACTTCTTTTTTAAGATCCCGCTGCAGCTTATGGATACTATCCCGCGGCAAGAGTATTCCAATGAACAGGGAGTCCGGGAGAAGCGGGAAAAGTCGGAAGTGGGTTGA
- a CDS encoding hemolysin family protein, whose amino-acid sequence MSDPLPGILHVGLIILLVLLNGFFVSVEYAMVKVRSGRIDSLIEEGSKRAVAAGNIVHNLDGYLSACQLGITLASLALGWLGEPAVATIVGPIVTSLGFGETSVYVISLIIAFMFITVLHIVLGELAPKTIAVNKAEAVLLLTAGAMNVFFRIMYPIIWIVKGLASGLLRIFRLAPASELATAHTEEEIRIIMQESNKSGLIDNTEMTLVDNIFEFADTMAREIMIPRTEMICLNNHLTVEENMEVAFDGMRTRYPVCDGDKDHILGFIHIKDLIRDNAPKYSELIRPILTVPESIQISALLKVMQRAKTQIAILIDEYGGTSGMVTLEDIMEEIVGEIQDEFDEERPGVEKLGEDEFSIDGLMLIEEINDRLGLNMETDDYDTIGGWLYSKLEVNPPQKGQTVEFDSHLFVVEETDNKRISRIKVMKVQFLTEEAGA is encoded by the coding sequence TTGAGCGACCCTTTACCCGGTATATTACATGTAGGTCTTATTATTTTGCTGGTGCTGTTGAATGGCTTTTTTGTTTCGGTTGAATATGCGATGGTAAAAGTACGAAGCGGCCGCATAGATTCCCTGATAGAGGAAGGCAGTAAACGAGCAGTGGCAGCAGGTAATATCGTACACAATCTGGACGGATATCTGTCCGCCTGCCAGCTGGGCATCACCCTTGCTTCACTGGCGCTTGGCTGGCTGGGGGAACCGGCTGTCGCAACGATTGTGGGGCCGATTGTAACAAGCCTAGGATTTGGCGAAACCTCGGTTTATGTAATTTCGCTAATTATTGCGTTTATGTTCATCACCGTTCTGCATATCGTACTCGGAGAGCTTGCTCCCAAGACGATCGCTGTGAACAAAGCCGAAGCGGTACTTCTGCTAACCGCGGGTGCGATGAATGTTTTTTTCCGGATTATGTATCCGATTATCTGGATCGTAAAAGGCCTGGCCAGCGGGCTGCTGCGGATTTTCCGCTTAGCGCCTGCCTCGGAGCTGGCTACAGCACATACGGAAGAAGAAATCCGCATCATTATGCAGGAAAGCAACAAGAGCGGACTTATCGACAACACGGAAATGACTTTGGTGGACAATATTTTTGAATTTGCCGACACCATGGCCCGTGAAATTATGATCCCGCGCACTGAAATGATCTGTCTGAACAATCATCTGACGGTTGAAGAGAACATGGAGGTTGCGTTCGACGGGATGCGCACCCGGTATCCGGTATGTGACGGTGACAAGGACCACATTCTCGGCTTCATTCATATCAAGGATCTGATCCGGGATAATGCGCCCAAATACAGTGAACTGATTCGTCCCATTCTTACCGTTCCAGAGTCGATCCAGATTAGCGCCCTGCTTAAGGTCATGCAGCGTGCCAAGACGCAGATTGCCATTCTGATCGATGAATACGGCGGGACCTCCGGTATGGTTACGCTCGAAGATATTATGGAAGAGATCGTCGGTGAGATTCAGGACGAATTCGACGAAGAGCGGCCGGGTGTGGAGAAACTGGGGGAGGATGAATTCTCCATTGATGGTCTGATGCTGATTGAAGAAATCAACGACCGGCTTGGATTGAATATGGAGACAGATGATTATGATACCATCGGCGGCTGGTTATACTCCAAGCTAGAGGTGAATCCGCCGCAAAAAGGCCAGACCGTAGAATTTGACAGCCACCTATTCGTGGTGGAAGAAACCGACAACAAACGGATATCCCGTATTAAAGTGATGAAGGTGCAGTTTTTGACTGAAGAAGCGGGAGCCTGA
- a CDS encoding DUF2500 domain-containing protein — MGMGPDPSWMFDLTGTVIPIFLAVVIGIIAVSAGRGLLQWNRNNKSPIMTIPARIVSKRSEVRQQQLQDDSNNSRTSTTYYLTYESDRGERMEFKVDGNEYGMSAEGDRGILTYQGTRYHGFRRQPHYSTAE; from the coding sequence ATGGGAATGGGCCCGGATCCATCTTGGATGTTTGATCTAACGGGGACGGTAATACCGATCTTTCTTGCCGTTGTTATTGGCATAATTGCTGTATCTGCGGGCCGGGGGCTGCTGCAGTGGAACCGGAACAACAAATCGCCCATCATGACCATCCCCGCACGCATCGTCAGCAAACGCAGTGAGGTCCGGCAGCAGCAGCTGCAGGATGACAGCAATAACAGCCGCACCAGCACAACCTACTATTTAACCTATGAGTCGGACCGTGGAGAGAGGATGGAATTCAAAGTGGACGGCAATGAGTATGGCATGAGCGCTGAAGGGGACCGGGGAATTCTTACGTATCAGGGCACAAGGTACCACGGTTTTCGGAGGCAGCCTCATTACTCAACGGCAGAGTAG
- the gerQ gene encoding spore coat protein GerQ, which produces MGGMTPTGMGSMSPMGMGNMGTMGTMGGTPPQVSSGSPMTPTGGVVTTTAPVFEQSYIENIFRLNLGKVGTFYFTYENNKDWNAKVYTGVLEAAGRDHIIISDKATGQRIVLLMVNFDYATFDEPLIYQYPGTIGNPPTTRNCR; this is translated from the coding sequence ATGGGCGGTATGACTCCTACCGGTATGGGCAGTATGAGCCCTATGGGTATGGGCAATATGGGAACCATGGGTACAATGGGGGGAACGCCTCCCCAAGTCAGCAGCGGCAGCCCAATGACTCCAACAGGCGGCGTCGTAACGACTACCGCTCCAGTATTTGAACAATCATACATCGAAAACATTTTCCGGCTGAATCTTGGCAAAGTCGGCACCTTTTACTTCACATACGAGAACAACAAAGATTGGAATGCCAAGGTCTACACAGGTGTACTGGAAGCTGCGGGCCGCGACCACATAATTATCAGCGACAAGGCTACCGGACAACGCATTGTATTGTTGATGGTGAACTTCGATTATGCCACCTTCGATGAACCGCTTATTTATCAATATCCAGGCACCATTGGCAATCCGCCGACAACACGAAACTGTCGGTAA
- a CDS encoding SDR family NAD(P)-dependent oxidoreductase: MNGGDQAMRLTGKKAIVTGAARGIGYEVARRFAEEGAAVVMADIDAEGNHSAQQLQRAGLAVTFCRTDVASNDSVVQLVDTAMELHGGIDILVNNAAVNIPGSILELSEEIWDRTYQVNVKSMFLLSRAVIPIMQRSGSGAIVNMGSANSYVAEPRLSAYVSSKGAILMLSKAMALDFAADGIRVNCICPGWVDTAFNDSHAALFGGREEILKSIHDIHPIGRTIQPVEIANTALFLVSDEASAITGAGILVDGGYTIK, translated from the coding sequence ATGAATGGGGGGGATCAGGCTATGCGCTTAACAGGCAAAAAAGCAATTGTTACCGGAGCGGCCCGCGGTATTGGCTATGAGGTGGCACGGAGGTTCGCGGAAGAGGGAGCCGCTGTGGTGATGGCGGACATTGATGCAGAGGGAAATCATTCGGCACAGCAATTGCAGCGTGCTGGGCTTGCCGTCACCTTCTGCCGGACGGATGTGGCGTCCAATGACTCTGTGGTGCAATTGGTTGATACAGCGATGGAGTTGCATGGAGGGATAGACATCCTTGTCAATAATGCTGCGGTGAACATCCCCGGATCTATTCTTGAACTGTCAGAAGAAATCTGGGACCGCACCTACCAGGTGAACGTGAAGTCCATGTTCCTGCTTTCGCGTGCGGTCATACCGATCATGCAGCGCAGCGGCAGCGGGGCGATAGTCAACATGGGATCAGCGAACAGCTACGTGGCTGAACCGCGCCTCAGCGCCTATGTCTCATCCAAAGGAGCCATTCTGATGCTGTCCAAAGCAATGGCTCTAGATTTTGCGGCCGATGGTATCCGTGTGAATTGTATTTGCCCTGGCTGGGTGGATACTGCGTTTAATGACAGTCACGCCGCTCTGTTTGGAGGACGGGAAGAGATTCTGAAGAGTATTCACGATATTCATCCAATTGGACGCACTATCCAGCCTGTGGAAATTGCTAATACCGCATTGTTTCTTGTCTCCGATGAAGCAAGCGCCATTACCGGTGCTGGCATTCTGGTCGATGGAGGGTATACCATCAAATAG
- a CDS encoding APC family permease: MTNAEVQKVESGSPERLSGMPQGDKKTGYAQELKRTLTFKDLVTFGLITMLPIAPTQVYATASIESYGMAPLVYLVGVIAMVFTALSYSAMSREFPIAGSAYSYVQRGMNPHVGFLTGWVIIMDYLIIPGMLIAFSNLWLSAILPGVPSLLIIVLFAAIITIVNVKGISLTKGASYLFLFCQLALIAIFIICGIKFVLMDGHGMGSLSLEPFYQPGKIDFGFIATAASIAVLGFIGFDSISTLSEETKNPTRTVGPSVVASLVLIGLLFLGQSYTASLAHPDYSNLDPGMGYFDIIREVGGDALYYAFIIVGVVSVGIANALTVQSAISRVIFSMSRDRLLPLSGFLSKIHPRYQTPANATIFVGFTSIVVALFLSLDFLAKLVNFGAMTTYMLLNLSVITYFFIRKKQRGLKGIIRYLISPLIGFGVVAFIWSGFDPMTYYIGFTWLFIGIIIGAIKSKGYKEVPPVLGDV, translated from the coding sequence ATGACAAATGCTGAGGTTCAAAAAGTGGAGAGCGGATCACCGGAGCGGTTGTCAGGCATGCCGCAGGGCGATAAAAAAACGGGTTATGCCCAGGAATTAAAACGGACCTTAACGTTCAAGGATCTGGTAACCTTTGGTTTGATAACCATGCTGCCAATTGCACCCACCCAGGTATATGCTACTGCCTCCATTGAGAGCTACGGCATGGCGCCGCTTGTGTATCTGGTAGGGGTTATCGCTATGGTTTTTACCGCACTCAGCTACAGCGCGATGAGCAGAGAATTTCCCATCGCCGGATCTGCCTATTCTTATGTGCAGAGAGGTATGAACCCGCATGTCGGTTTTCTGACCGGTTGGGTCATCATCATGGATTACCTGATTATACCGGGGATGCTAATTGCTTTCTCGAATCTATGGCTCTCGGCTATTCTGCCCGGCGTTCCTTCTCTTCTGATCATCGTCCTCTTCGCGGCAATTATTACGATCGTGAACGTTAAGGGAATTTCATTAACCAAAGGGGCCAGCTATCTGTTCCTGTTCTGCCAGCTGGCGCTAATCGCCATCTTCATTATCTGCGGGATCAAGTTTGTGCTGATGGACGGCCATGGCATGGGCAGCCTATCGCTGGAGCCATTTTATCAGCCTGGCAAAATTGACTTCGGCTTCATCGCCACAGCTGCTTCCATCGCAGTACTTGGATTCATCGGTTTTGACAGCATCAGCACGCTGTCTGAAGAGACGAAGAATCCGACGCGAACGGTCGGTCCCTCGGTGGTGGCCAGCCTTGTTCTAATCGGCCTGCTCTTTCTGGGACAATCCTATACCGCATCGCTGGCTCATCCGGATTACAGCAACCTGGACCCCGGCATGGGTTACTTTGATATTATCCGTGAAGTAGGCGGGGATGCCCTATATTACGCATTTATAATTGTAGGTGTGGTGTCCGTGGGGATCGCCAATGCACTGACGGTCCAATCGGCAATCTCGCGCGTAATCTTCTCAATGAGCCGCGACAGGCTGCTGCCGCTGTCCGGTTTCCTGTCCAAGATTCATCCCAGGTATCAGACACCGGCGAACGCAACCATTTTTGTAGGCTTTACTTCTATAGTGGTAGCCCTGTTCCTATCCCTTGATTTCTTGGCTAAGCTGGTAAACTTCGGTGCTATGACAACATATATGCTGTTGAACTTGTCAGTCATTACGTATTTCTTCATCCGCAAAAAACAGCGTGGACTCAAGGGGATCATCCGTTATCTGATTTCGCCGCTTATTGGCTTTGGCGTGGTGGCCTTTATCTGGAGCGGGTTCGATCCGATGACCTACTACATTGGCTTCACCTGGCTGTTTATTGGAATTATAATTGGCGCAATTAAATCCAAGGGCTACAAAGAAGTTCCGCCGGTCCTTGGAGATGTCTAA
- a CDS encoding Glu/Leu/Phe/Val family dehydrogenase, translating to MNLLETMQQSDYEEVVFCQDRQSGLKAIIAIHDTTLGPALGGTRMWAYASEEAALTDVLRLSRGMTYKNAVSGLNLGGGKAVIIGNPKADKNEAMFRAFGRYIQGLNGRYITAEDVGTTEDDMNLIHEETEYVTGVSETYGSSGNPSPATAYGVYQGMKAAALEAFGTDSLEGRTVAVQGVGNVAYHLCSYLHQEGARLIVTDIDKEAVRRALEAYGAKAVSPDDIYSVACDIYAPCALGATVNDQTISQLKARVIAGAANNQLQEARHGDLLHELGIVYAPDYVLNAGGVIHIADELNGYNRERAYKKVGEIYRNIRRVFEISAEQGIPSYLAADRLAEERIAGLHASRRTFLQNEQHALSRRAVSRG from the coding sequence ATGAATTTACTGGAAACGATGCAGCAAAGTGATTATGAGGAGGTGGTCTTCTGCCAGGACCGGCAGTCAGGGCTCAAGGCCATCATTGCCATCCATGACACGACGCTTGGTCCTGCGCTTGGTGGAACAAGGATGTGGGCCTACGCTTCTGAGGAGGCAGCGCTGACGGATGTGCTCCGGCTGTCCCGGGGCATGACGTACAAGAACGCCGTATCCGGCCTGAATCTGGGCGGCGGCAAAGCCGTCATTATCGGGAATCCCAAGGCGGATAAAAATGAAGCGATGTTCCGTGCCTTTGGCCGCTATATTCAAGGACTGAATGGCCGCTATATCACGGCTGAGGATGTAGGCACAACGGAAGATGACATGAATCTGATTCATGAAGAGACTGAGTATGTTACTGGAGTCTCGGAAACGTATGGTTCCTCAGGCAATCCGTCCCCGGCGACTGCCTATGGAGTCTATCAGGGGATGAAGGCAGCCGCACTGGAAGCCTTCGGTACCGACAGTCTGGAGGGACGCACCGTTGCGGTTCAGGGAGTCGGTAATGTGGCCTATCATCTATGCAGTTATTTGCATCAGGAAGGAGCAAGGCTGATTGTCACGGATATTGATAAGGAAGCGGTCCGGCGTGCTTTGGAAGCTTATGGAGCTAAAGCGGTGAGTCCTGATGATATCTACAGCGTAGCATGCGACATCTATGCTCCTTGCGCGCTCGGAGCAACTGTGAATGACCAGACGATTTCACAGCTGAAGGCCAGGGTGATTGCAGGAGCTGCTAATAATCAGCTGCAGGAAGCCCGGCATGGTGATCTTCTGCACGAGCTGGGGATTGTATATGCGCCGGATTATGTCCTTAATGCCGGCGGTGTCATCCATATTGCAGATGAGTTGAACGGGTATAACCGGGAACGTGCTTACAAGAAGGTGGGAGAGATCTACCGGAATATCCGGCGTGTCTTCGAGATCTCCGCAGAACAAGGCATTCCTTCATACTTGGCAGCGGACCGTCTGGCGGAGGAGAGGATTGCAGGCCTTCATGCTTCGCGCCGTACCTTCTTGCAGAATGAACAGCATGCACTGAGCCGCCGCGCTGTTAGCCGCGGTTGA
- a CDS encoding NAD-dependent succinate-semialdehyde dehydrogenase produces the protein MQKTVLEEWNYNWVNGSKVQAAAHLEVWNPASGEMIARVPDLDPAEVVKAIDAASQAFPIWSAKPAPERSAVLEDWAARLLADRTALARLMTLEQGKPLSESLGEIEGAAAIIKWYAEEAKRSCGEIIPASNPNQQLLVYREPVGVAALITPMNFPAATVARKVAPALAAGCSLILKPAETTPLTAIAMFGHLMQTALPAGTANLVTGQPARTGEVLLADQRVSKISFTGSTRTGKHLMQQAASTVKRMSMELGGNSPVIIFPDADLDKAAQAVAANKFENCGQVCNGINVVYLHRDIKERFVQKLLPLVQGLRVGPGMQPGTDVGPLIDEKALAKVERLVRNAEREGAKVLLGGKSLKGAKYAGGNFYAPTLLDEVTDDMDIAQEEIFGPVAPVLTFDNEEEVLARVNVTRYGLAAYVFTGDFRRIHRMISGLEAGNIGINGTSLAYLQSPFGGVKESGIGREGGRQGLEEYTVLKYVAMTIS, from the coding sequence ATGCAAAAGACTGTGCTGGAGGAGTGGAATTACAACTGGGTGAATGGCAGTAAGGTCCAAGCCGCAGCCCATCTTGAAGTATGGAATCCTGCGAGCGGTGAGATGATCGCGCGGGTCCCGGATCTGGATCCGGCAGAAGTTGTCAAAGCTATTGACGCCGCCAGCCAGGCTTTTCCAATATGGTCGGCCAAGCCCGCACCGGAACGCTCGGCCGTGCTCGAAGACTGGGCAGCCCGCCTGCTCGCGGACCGTACGGCCCTCGCCAGGCTGATGACCCTTGAGCAGGGTAAGCCGCTGAGTGAATCGCTCGGGGAGATAGAAGGTGCGGCGGCTATTATCAAGTGGTATGCAGAGGAAGCGAAGCGTTCTTGCGGAGAGATTATTCCCGCCTCGAATCCGAACCAGCAACTGCTGGTCTACCGGGAACCTGTAGGCGTAGCCGCATTAATCACCCCGATGAATTTCCCGGCTGCCACTGTAGCCCGCAAAGTGGCCCCGGCACTGGCGGCGGGCTGTTCCCTGATTCTCAAGCCTGCGGAGACTACGCCTCTGACCGCGATCGCCATGTTCGGGCATCTGATGCAGACTGCGCTTCCTGCGGGAACGGCTAACCTAGTCACGGGCCAACCGGCCCGCACCGGCGAGGTGCTGCTGGCGGATCAACGGGTGAGTAAAATATCATTCACCGGTTCCACCCGCACAGGGAAGCATCTGATGCAGCAAGCGGCTTCGACGGTGAAGCGGATGTCCATGGAACTTGGGGGCAATTCGCCAGTCATCATATTCCCAGATGCGGATCTGGACAAGGCGGCACAGGCCGTCGCTGCCAATAAATTTGAGAACTGCGGACAGGTCTGCAATGGGATTAATGTGGTTTATTTGCACCGGGACATCAAGGAGCGCTTTGTGCAAAAGCTGCTGCCGCTGGTACAGGGCTTGAGGGTAGGGCCCGGAATGCAACCGGGAACGGATGTGGGTCCTCTCATCGATGAGAAGGCACTGGCCAAAGTAGAGCGCCTGGTGAGAAATGCAGAGCGAGAGGGAGCCAAGGTACTCCTTGGCGGAAAAAGTCTGAAAGGGGCCAAATACGCCGGAGGCAACTTCTATGCACCGACCCTTCTCGATGAGGTGACGGATGATATGGACATTGCGCAGGAAGAGATTTTTGGTCCCGTTGCTCCGGTACTCACTTTCGACAACGAAGAGGAGGTATTGGCCAGAGTCAATGTTACCCGTTACGGGCTGGCCGCGTATGTCTTCACCGGAGATTTTAGGAGGATACACCGCATGATTTCTGGACTTGAGGCTGGAAATATCGGAATTAACGGAACATCACTGGCCTACCTGCAATCACCGTTCGGGGGGGTTAAGGAGAGCGGGATTGGCAGGGAAGGCGGCAGACAGGGACTCGAGGAATACACGGTTCTAAAGTATGTAGCCATGACGATTTCTTAA